In a single window of the Acyrthosiphon pisum isolate AL4f chromosome X, pea_aphid_22Mar2018_4r6ur, whole genome shotgun sequence genome:
- the LOC100574398 gene encoding trehalase-like, with product MSEIYEDSKTFVDMRAKCPAEIITNFTESEEWLNKPTKDTLKNFIARCFEDVGSELKDWVPADWKSEPIFLKSITDTNLSNWAYEINFKWKELGRTIKDEVRLNPNNYSIINVPNPFVIPGGRFREIYYWDSFWIIRGLLICEMNVTAKGMIDNYISMIKTFGHIPNGGRIYYSKRSQPPMIIPMMKSYVDATNDRQFLNDNINVLEIEFQYWITKHNVTINKNGKNYTLAVYKDYTTGPRPESFREDITLAENLTTNVEKENLYSEIKAAAESGWDFSSRWFILNGTNEGNLSDTKTRSIVPVELNALIYWNAKILSDFYREMNNTIKASIYENVSLEWEEAVTAVLWDEKVGAWLDFDIINNKKRNYFHPTNISPLWTGCYAKNNTEYIVSRVIDYLNKTEILGTPGGIPTSFKKTKQQWDDPNAWAPLQYITVMALEGTGNAVAQQMASKIASKWLCTNFVPYYNESKMFEKVSPIL from the exons ATGTCAGAAATATACGAAGACTCCAAGACTTTTGTCGATATGAGAGCTAAATGTCCTgctgaaataattacaaattttaccGAAAGTGAAGAGTGGTTAAATAAACCAACCAAAGATACATTGAAAAATTTTATAGCACGATGTTTTGAAGATGTAGGTTCGGAATTAAAAGATTGGGTTCCTGCAGATTGGAAATCTGAACCAATATTTCTTAAAAGCATTACCGATACAAATTTAAGTAATTGGGCgtatgaaataaattttaaatggaaaGAACTAGGTAGAACAATCAAAGATGAAGTACGTTTAAATCCCAATAACTATTCTATAATTAATGTCCCAAATCCTTTTGTGATACCGGGTGGTAGGTTTCGCGAAATTTACTATTGGGATTCTTTCTGGATAATTAGAGGATTGTTAATATGCGAAATGAATGTTACGGCAAAAGGGATGATAGATAATTACATCTCGATGATTAAAACATTTGGGCACATTCCCAATGGGGGGAGGATTTACTACAGCAAACGATCTCAACCTCCCATGATAATACCTATGATGAAAAGTTACGTAGATGCGACAAATGATAggcaatttttaaatgataacatcAATGTACTGGAAATTGAGTTCCAATATTGGATAACAAAGCACAACgtgacaataaataaaaatggaaaaaactaCACACTAGCAGTTTATAAGGATTATACAACAGGACCAAGGCCCGAATCATTCAG GGAAGACATTACGCTAGCAGAAAACCTTACAACCAAtgttgaaaaagaaaatttgtaCTCCGAGATAAAGGCCGCTGCGGAATCTGGCTGGGATTTTTCGAGCCGTTGGTTCATATTAAATGGAACAAATGAAG GAAACCTGTCAGATACAAAAACTAGGTCTATCGTCCCGGTAGAGTTAAACGCGTTAATTTATTGGAATGCCAAAATATTGAGTGATTTCTACAGGGAGATGAATAACACCATCAAGGCATCGATATATGAAAATGTTTCTTTAGAATGGGAAGAAGCAGTAACCGCTGTTTTATGGGATGAGAAAGTCGGTGCTTGGCTAGACTttgacataattaataataaaaaacgcaATTATTTCCATCCTACAAATATATCACCATTGTGGACTGGATgttatgcaaaaaataatacagaatacATTGTATCAAGGGTAATTGACTATTTAAACAAAACAGAAATACTGGGGACTCCTGGGGGTATACCGACTAGTTTCAAGAAAACCAAACAACAATGGGATGATCCTAACGCATGGGCTCCGCTACAGTACATTACAGTTATGGCTTTGGAAGGCACCGGTAATGCAGTTGCACAACAAATGGCATCAAAAATCGCTTCTAAGTGGTTGTGCACGAACTTCGTGCCGTATTATAACGaaagtaaaatgtttgaaaaagtaAGTCCGATTTTATGA